The Dioscorea cayenensis subsp. rotundata cultivar TDr96_F1 unplaced genomic scaffold, TDr96_F1_v2_PseudoChromosome.rev07_lg8_w22 25.fasta BLBR01002160.1, whole genome shotgun sequence nucleotide sequence TATGGAGAATAATTTAGAGTTTTGTGAAGCATTGTGTGAAGTGAGAGGCTTGAATTTTCATTGTTAGTGCTCCAATTTGGGTCAAATCAGTGATTTAAAGCGTACCAAGTTTCATGTTTAATTCAAGACTGGGTTTTGAATCTTTAAATCATGCAGACTTTCATGTTAGAGTGAACTCCATGAGATTTGGTTGATGCGGTGGAATCACAAACAGATGCCTTTACCTGTTTTTAGGCAGTTTTTACAATATAATCACATGATAATGATTAACTTTTGTTTGTGATCATAATATCTTCACTTAAATTGGTTTGTTTGCCTATAtttgttttgagtcaaaaaccTCAAATTTCCAACTTACAGGTAGCTGTAATTGCGCCAAACATCCCAGCAATATATGAAGCTCACTTTGGAGTTCCAATGGCCGGAGCGGTGGTGAATTGTGTAAACATTCGGTTAAATGCATCAACCATTGCTTTTCTCCTGGACCATTCTTCTGCTGAAGTAGTCATGGTCGACCAAGAATTTTTCACGCTAGCAGAGgaatctttaaaaattatagccgacaaaaagaaaaatgcttTCAGGTCTCCACTTCTAATCGTCATAGGTGATCAAAGTTGTGATCCCAGATCACTTCAAAATGCTCTTAGCAAAGGTGCTATCGAATATGAGAAATTTCTAGAGACCGGAGATCCTGAATTTCATTGGAAACCCCCAAAGGATGAATGGCAAAGCATTGCTTTAGGTTATACTTCCGGAACTACATCAAGCCCAAAGGGTGTAGTATTACATCACCGAGGAGCTTACCTTATGGCTCTAAGCGACGCCCTCATCTGGGGAATGAATGAAGGGGCTGTTTATTTGTGGACTCTACCTATGTTCCATTGCAATGGTTGGTGTTACACATGGTGTCTTGCAGCTCTTTGTGGAACTAGTATATGTCTTCGTCAGGTAATTACCAATtaataactcaaattatagaaTATGATTTATCTAAATTGCCGTATTTCTTGCTGTGGTTACTCTAGcagttctatttttttctgtCAGGTATCACCGAAGGCCGTTTATTCTGCCATTGCAAATCAAGGTGTGACTCACTTTTGTGCAGCTCCAGTTGTGCTCAATTCCATACTCAATGCACCACCGAGTGACATCATCCAACCTTTACCTCGCATTGTCGATGTTATGACTGCTGGTGCAGCTCCTACTCCGTCACTGATTGCCGCCTTCTCCCGCCTTGGCTTTCGAATCACTCACACCTATGGCCTATCTGAAACTTACGGTCCTTCAACTGTATGCGCTTGGAAGCCCGAGTGGAACCAACTCCCGCCTGAAACACAAGCTAGTCTCCATGCCCGTCAAGGTGTTCGATACATTAGCTTGGAAGGCCTGGATGTTGTCAACCAGAAGACAATGGAACCAGTACCTGCAGATGGCACTACACTCGGCGAGATTGTAATGCGAGGTAATTTAGTTATGAAAGGCTACTTGAAAAACCCGAAAGCAACACAAGA carries:
- the LOC120257480 gene encoding acetate/butyrate--CoA ligase AAE7, peroxisomal, encoding MAERDIDDLPKNPANFTALTPLWFLDRAALVHPNRPSVIHGSVRFTWADTYRRCRRLASALSRRSIGPGSTVAVIAPNIPAIYEAHFGVPMAGAVVNCVNIRLNASTIAFLLDHSSAEVVMVDQEFFTLAEESLKIIADKKKNAFRSPLLIVIGDQSCDPRSLQNALSKGAIEYEKFLETGDPEFHWKPPKDEWQSIALGYTSGTTSSPKGVVLHHRGAYLMALSDALIWGMNEGAVYLWTLPMFHCNGWCYTWCLAALCGTSICLRQVSPKAVYSAIANQGVTHFCAAPVVLNSILNAPPSDIIQPLPRIVDVMTAGAAPTPSLIAAFSRLGFRITHTYGLSETYGPSTVCAWKPEWNQLPPETQASLHARQGVRYISLEGLDVVNQKTMEPVPADGTTLGEIVMRGNLVMKGYLKNPKATQEAFEHGWYHSGDIGVKHPDGYIEVKDRAKDIIISGGENISSLEVEKILHMHPSVLEAAVAARPDEQWGESPCAFVTVKNNISTKDHTELSKDIITFCRSKMPRYWVPKSIVFTQLPKTATGKVQKHVLRAKAKEMGPVKKSKM